A part of Aegilops tauschii subsp. strangulata cultivar AL8/78 chromosome 2, Aet v6.0, whole genome shotgun sequence genomic DNA contains:
- the LOC141040966 gene encoding uncharacterized protein: MKKSDRFNWTPEAHAAFQELNALLSTQSVLAAPISREPLLLYIAATSQVVSMVLVVEREEQGKTFKLQRPVYYISEDLTHSKQRYPHYQKLVYGIYITPKKVTHYFQEHSVIVISDTPLSEIMNNGDAIGRLAKWAIELLLLDTKFEAKKAIKSQALEDFLAGWAEQEQPVLSLPEH; encoded by the coding sequence atgaagaagtctgacaGGTTCAACTGGACTCCCGAAGCACATGCTGCATTCCAAGAACTCAacgccctgctttccacccaatCGGTGCTTGCTGCTCCGATCAGTAGAGAGCCCTTGCTCTTATACATCGCGGCCACAAGCCAAGTTGTTAGTATGGTGCTCGTTGTGGAGCGGGAGGAACAAGGCAAAACCTTCAAGCTCCAGCGACCAGTCTACTACATCTCCGAAGATCTGACCCATTCCAAGCAAAGGTACCCGCATTACCAGAAGTTAGTATATGGGATCTATATAACTCCAAAGAAGGTGACACATTACTTCCAAGAGCACTCGGTCATAGTGATAAGTGACACCCCTTTGTCTGAGATCATGAACAACGGAGATGCTATAGGCCGATTGGCAaagtgggccatcgagctcctTCTGTTGGATACCAAGTTCGAAGCTAAGAaagccatcaagtcacaagcccTAGAGGATTTCCTCGCCGGGTGGGCAGAGCAGGAGCAGCCTGTCCTGAGCCTCCCTGAGCACTAG